A genome region from Crossiella equi includes the following:
- a CDS encoding non-ribosomal peptide synthetase translates to MTLSEDLQAQLARRLAGLADVTEDTIPAVTGPGPAPLAPAQQRLWYQQELEPDSVEYNIAQVLELTGPLDVDRLRAAVAALVAGHESLRTVFVEQDGVARQQVLPPSTVDLELVEVTEDEVAAHVQAEALAPFDLRAAPPVRFRLLRTGTRHLLLLGVHHIVTDGTSLRLLAEQLCAHYAGTPVVPAEVRYADFAAWQQNRVSSLSGQAGYWRDRLAGLPPAELPTDHARPPVRSGAGASHVCAVPFAGLRAVAREHRVTPFMLLVAATQVLLGRYTGQSDLAVATAVAERGRPETDHLTGLLVNTVILRATVSDDEPFVSLLHRVRDTTLEAFEHAELPFQHVVETLNLDRDPSRPPLAEVSVALHGAPLDHEIVPGLHLRELRPPTPVSTMDIAVDAYDLGDTLELRLTYNTELFTAPTIERFGAHLSRLLAGIAAAPDTPVGDLPMTTATEAHVLTELWPREGVGQRPRTIVELFADQVRRTPDAVAVVADEGLATPATLSGLPGRATASPDGTEPPGSPLPEAPAGRISLTYAQLDTLSTRLAHLLAARGAGPERIVALALPRGVDLVVAELAVARTGAAFLPLDGDNPPERLRLMLDDARPVLLVTGSGFPHDLGYSPVLHLSHPGVAVQLSAGSVAPLAVAVTVGHAAYVIFTSGSTGRPKGVVVTHRGVHGLVAAQSARFRTGEGSRVLRFASPAFDAAFSELGMALFTGGAVVVAGKEAMLPGEPLAGLVSRQGVTHVTLPPSALPALRPDAFPRDLVLVVAGEACPPALAAQWAGRHRVVNAYGPTESTVCATMSEPLDGTSVPMGRPLDGVRTYVLDGRLRAVPVGVPGELYLGGAALARGYLGRAGLTAASFVAHPGGERLYRTGDRVRWRADGNLEYLGRTDDQVKLRGFRVEPGEVEAALSTHPEVRAAAVVVRADHLGTRRLVGYAVTPAAVAPRLRDYLRERLPEHMVPAVVVALDELPRTPNGKVDRRALPEPPRQELSARVAPRTDVERVLADIWAGLLGIEVGVTDNFFDLGGDSILGLRVVARARDAGLHLTARHTFLRQTIAELAREATPLARAGSVDTPVTGPVRATPIIRWFQETLVASRDRFNQAVLVELPADTDAVALDTALRALVRHHDALRLRMPDAAAGSPLVHAQPGDEPVLREPHLHPDQVREATLAAQLGFDLVRGPLFRATLFRAGTTRLHLVAHHLVVDGISWRVLLADLDTAYRQVLGGQPVDLGAKTTSFQDWAERLAEHTAAGGFDHELPHWQAVEAAAVAALPVDGHGPNTVEHARTVTVRLTAPETEALLRAVPPVYRTQVNDVLLSALAHSLRQWSGGSTARIALEGHGREDLFAEVDLSRTVGWFTTVYPVLLSLPDGDWGQVLKAVKEQLRAVPGNGIGYGALRHLAGAGLTGGPEVSFNYLGRLDESRDLLPTEGAERAPHQERHHLIEVNGEVSGGQLTFDLTYASTRHHEHTVRALADGFTAALREIIAHCARPGAGGATPSDFPLAALDQSTVDRLVGDGRAVSDLYPLTPGQSGMLFHSLAEAGRDLYTGHFGVRLDGITDPAALAEAWRAAVARTPALRSAVVWQDVPEPLQVVHTTAELPITHHDLSTLDGDAQAAALAELWRRQRRTVLDLATAPLLRLTIVRLSGTAVQLFWSSHHLVLDGWSFTHLLTDVLALHAGTTPVTRRPYREHVRRLAELDPAEAEKHWRGVVGDLTAPTPLPLDRAPARAHDTRSSVELTHRLSTTDTTRLLEVARAQRVTLNTLVQGAWAVLLARHGGDRDVCFGATVSGRADGEEIIGLFINTVPVRVRVEEDRAAADWLRELQHAQAAGRDHEHVALSQIQRWSGVPAGTGLFDSIVVFENYPYDHEAAARQGVRIGEYLGDEHTNYALTLTAHLTGDLHLSLGYDPDLLRAASAQTLLDRLRTVLLGLARAPEAPLGRLRLHTGADVVPGADIAYGPPGLVHELFAAQAARTPDAIAVTGPDGELGFAELDRRANRLAHRLRALGARPGVLVGVCLARGAAAVVALLGVLKSGAAFVPLDPAHPSQRLRVMLEDAAAPIVVTDARHLHLAGDAVTVLLEDPGLAAEPATAPASGACPADLAYVCYTSGTTGRPKGVLVEHRHVHHMVRAWDTRHGLAGTAPVALNVSSLSVDLFLGDFLLSALFGGRLVVCPQDQVADQVALTDLLLDSGATLMVTVPALARAMAAELRWRGVRPEALRLLLVGSEGFATEAAREILDALAPGATLVNAYGSTETTVDSTHFPADPDTLGEAAFTPVGHVLANTWIAVLDDRLRPVPPGVTGECYIGGDGVSRGYHDRPGLTSGRFVADPCRPGKRLYRTGDLVRVRADGALECLGRVDDQVKVGGFRVELGEVEAALDRHPAVRAAAARLVRTEAGTRLVGYVVGEGLDLKAVKEFVTAALPPAAVPALLVELPALPLTTSGTVDRRALPVPGAAQVARTAFVAPRSSTERVLAQVWAEVLGVPRVGVHDNFFELGGDSVLSIRVISRLRSALGVAPSPRQLFDTPTVAGLAGVLGTDSGPRTGPGRAVGAGAPGGPLAGPVRLAGDGPAPLSFAQLRMWFHQEFAPESAEYNIVTALEIEGALEESALRAALTAVVARHDTLRTTYTTVAEVRPPSAVPLPVREVAEAGVETAVRALAAEPFDLRTGPVLRAELLRIAPERHVLALVVHHIAVDGRSFEVLLADLATAYSGAPLPPVALRHSDFTHWQQAALDDSEQERHLAYWVDRLAGAPVLELPLDHPRPPVRQARGGLHLSTLDPAVARALRGRADGTLFMTLLASVQVLLARWCGQTDLVIGIPSAGRAHRELEDLVGLFVNTLAIRSTVDRSLSFTEHLARVRETLLAAFTHEDVPFDRVVEALRPRRDPSRNAVVEVFVGLETSRGTGPGLPGLTVRELPLVSPDVSHDLSFDFVDGPDGLQIAVGYGAALFEPGTIEDLSGQLHDLLARIARTDFALDGLVPEPGESAPVDEVTQVAHVAPRTESERVLAGIWAEVLGTRVGVHDNFFDLGGDSLLSIQAVQRARQAGLTITTREMFLHQTVAALAEAASTPVEAAPVFTGPAPLTPVQHAFLAGDPVAPHHFTQSTLLELHPEVDPDRLAEAVNAVFAHHEVLRTRFTRVAGQWRQEPAEPRPLPLERHDLADLDRAAAAADASLDLGSGELVRALLFTGDGPSKLFLTVHHLVVDAVSWRILLADLESAYQGRALPPVTASLGQWAAQLVAQPPSDLVVDPLPRDGDGPHLTGDTTSVSVTVDEESTELLLRKAAGRFRARAEHVLLAALTRVLTAWTGRDSVVVDLEGHGRDGALDLSRSVGWFTVIHPVRLTAADSWRDQVRGVRDHLRDRRPGPRAEVVFNYHGRVEDSAPDSPLYRAVLPPVGRERDPRAPADHLLEVVALVRDGELRLDLHHSPFVHHPATVTTLAGALKAALHELAEEVRGAR, encoded by the coding sequence ATGACGCTGTCCGAGGACCTCCAGGCCCAGCTGGCCCGTCGGCTGGCCGGACTCGCCGACGTCACCGAGGACACCATCCCCGCCGTGACCGGCCCGGGCCCGGCGCCGCTCGCACCGGCGCAGCAACGCCTGTGGTACCAGCAGGAACTGGAGCCGGACAGCGTCGAGTACAACATCGCGCAGGTCCTGGAGCTGACCGGGCCCCTGGACGTCGACCGGCTGCGCGCGGCGGTGGCGGCGCTGGTGGCGGGCCACGAGTCGCTGCGCACGGTGTTCGTGGAACAGGACGGCGTCGCCCGCCAGCAGGTCCTGCCGCCGTCCACTGTGGACCTGGAACTGGTGGAGGTGACCGAGGACGAGGTCGCCGCCCACGTGCAGGCCGAGGCCCTGGCCCCGTTCGACCTGCGCGCGGCCCCACCGGTGCGGTTCCGCCTGCTGCGCACCGGTACGCGCCACCTGCTGCTGCTGGGCGTGCACCACATCGTCACCGACGGCACCTCCCTGCGGCTGCTGGCCGAGCAGCTGTGCGCGCACTACGCGGGCACCCCGGTGGTCCCGGCGGAGGTGCGGTACGCGGACTTCGCGGCCTGGCAGCAGAACCGGGTGAGCTCGTTGAGCGGCCAGGCCGGGTACTGGCGGGACCGCCTGGCCGGACTGCCCCCGGCGGAACTGCCCACCGACCACGCCCGTCCCCCGGTGCGGTCGGGGGCGGGCGCCTCACACGTGTGCGCGGTGCCGTTCGCAGGGCTGCGCGCGGTGGCCCGCGAGCACCGGGTCACCCCGTTCATGCTGCTGGTGGCGGCCACCCAGGTCCTGCTCGGCCGGTACACGGGCCAGTCGGACCTCGCCGTGGCCACGGCGGTCGCCGAACGCGGCCGCCCGGAGACCGACCACCTCACGGGCCTGCTGGTGAACACGGTGATCCTCCGTGCCACGGTGTCCGACGACGAACCGTTCGTGTCACTGCTGCACCGCGTCCGGGACACCACCCTGGAAGCCTTCGAACACGCGGAGCTCCCGTTCCAGCACGTGGTGGAGACCCTGAACCTGGACCGCGACCCGAGCCGCCCGCCACTGGCCGAGGTGTCGGTGGCGCTGCACGGCGCACCGCTGGACCACGAGATCGTGCCGGGCCTGCACCTGCGCGAGCTCCGCCCGCCGACCCCGGTCTCCACGATGGACATCGCGGTGGACGCCTACGACCTCGGCGACACCCTGGAACTCCGCCTCACCTACAACACGGAACTGTTCACGGCACCCACGATCGAACGCTTCGGCGCCCACCTGTCCCGACTCCTGGCCGGAATCGCCGCCGCCCCGGACACCCCGGTCGGCGACCTGCCGATGACCACCGCGACCGAGGCCCACGTGCTGACCGAGCTCTGGCCCCGGGAGGGGGTGGGGCAGCGGCCGAGGACGATCGTGGAGCTGTTCGCGGACCAGGTCCGCCGGACCCCGGACGCCGTGGCGGTGGTGGCGGACGAGGGGCTGGCCACCCCGGCCACGCTGTCAGGTCTGCCGGGCCGGGCCACTGCCTCCCCGGACGGCACCGAGCCCCCTGGCTCCCCGTTGCCCGAGGCACCCGCGGGCCGAATCTCCCTCACCTACGCCCAGCTCGACACCCTCTCCACCCGCCTGGCCCACCTGCTCGCCGCCCGGGGCGCGGGGCCCGAGCGCATCGTCGCCCTGGCCCTGCCCCGGGGCGTCGACCTGGTCGTGGCCGAGCTGGCCGTGGCCAGGACCGGGGCCGCGTTCCTGCCCCTCGACGGGGACAACCCGCCCGAGCGCCTGCGCCTCATGCTCGACGACGCGCGGCCGGTCCTGCTGGTCACCGGCTCGGGATTTCCGCACGATCTCGGGTACTCGCCGGTGCTGCACCTGTCCCACCCGGGGGTGGCCGTGCAGCTCAGTGCCGGGTCGGTCGCTCCGTTGGCGGTGGCTGTGACAGTGGGGCACGCCGCCTATGTGATCTTCACGTCCGGGTCGACCGGGCGGCCCAAGGGCGTGGTGGTCACGCATCGTGGGGTGCACGGGCTGGTGGCCGCGCAGTCCGCCCGGTTCCGGACCGGGGAGGGCAGCCGGGTGCTGCGGTTCGCCTCACCAGCCTTTGATGCCGCGTTCTCCGAGCTCGGGATGGCGTTGTTCACCGGGGGCGCCGTGGTGGTGGCGGGGAAGGAGGCCATGCTGCCCGGGGAGCCGCTCGCCGGGCTGGTCTCGCGGCAGGGGGTCACGCATGTGACCTTGCCGCCCTCGGCCCTGCCCGCGTTGCGGCCCGATGCCTTTCCCCGCGACCTGGTCCTGGTGGTGGCCGGGGAGGCCTGTCCGCCCGCCCTGGCCGCGCAGTGGGCTGGTCGGCACCGCGTGGTCAACGCCTACGGGCCCACCGAGTCCACCGTGTGCGCCACCATGAGCGAGCCCCTCGACGGCACCTCGGTGCCCATGGGGCGTCCGTTGGACGGCGTCCGCACCTACGTCCTGGACGGCCGGTTGCGGGCCGTGCCCGTTGGGGTGCCTGGCGAGTTGTACCTGGGTGGAGCCGCGTTGGCACGGGGGTACCTCGGTCGGGCCGGGTTGACCGCCGCGTCGTTCGTCGCGCATCCGGGTGGGGAACGGCTGTACCGGACCGGGGACCGGGTGCGGTGGCGTGCGGACGGGAACCTGGAGTACCTCGGGCGCACCGACGACCAGGTCAAGCTGCGCGGGTTCCGCGTCGAGCCCGGGGAGGTCGAGGCCGCGCTCAGCACGCACCCGGAGGTCCGTGCCGCCGCGGTGGTGGTGCGCGCCGACCACCTGGGGACGCGTCGGCTGGTCGGGTACGCCGTCACCCCCGCCGCCGTGGCACCGCGACTGCGGGACTACCTGCGGGAACGTCTGCCCGAACACATGGTGCCCGCCGTGGTCGTGGCCCTGGACGAGCTGCCGCGCACCCCGAACGGCAAGGTCGACCGCCGGGCCCTCCCCGAACCGCCCCGCCAGGAGCTCAGCGCCCGGGTGGCACCGCGTACCGACGTCGAACGGGTGCTCGCCGACATCTGGGCCGGGCTGCTGGGCATCGAGGTCGGGGTCACCGACAACTTCTTCGACCTGGGTGGCGACTCCATCCTGGGGCTGCGCGTGGTCGCCCGCGCCCGGGATGCCGGGCTGCACCTCACCGCCCGGCACACCTTCCTGCGGCAGACCATCGCCGAGCTGGCCCGGGAGGCGACGCCGCTGGCCCGTGCGGGCTCGGTCGACACCCCGGTCACGGGGCCGGTGCGGGCCACGCCGATCATCCGGTGGTTCCAGGAGACCCTGGTCGCCAGCCGGGACCGGTTCAACCAGGCGGTGCTGGTCGAACTGCCCGCCGACACCGACGCCGTCGCCCTGGACACCGCGCTGCGGGCCCTGGTGCGCCACCACGACGCGCTCCGGCTCCGGATGCCGGACGCCGCCGCCGGGAGCCCGCTGGTCCACGCCCAGCCCGGTGACGAACCGGTGCTGCGCGAGCCGCACCTCCACCCCGACCAGGTCCGCGAGGCCACCCTGGCCGCGCAGCTGGGCTTCGACCTGGTTCGCGGGCCACTCTTCCGGGCGACGTTGTTCCGGGCTGGCACGACGCGGCTGCACCTCGTCGCCCATCACCTGGTGGTGGACGGCATCTCCTGGCGGGTGCTGCTCGCCGACCTCGACACCGCCTACCGGCAGGTGCTCGGCGGGCAACCGGTCGACCTCGGGGCCAAGACCACGTCGTTCCAGGACTGGGCCGAGCGGCTGGCCGAGCACACCGCCGCCGGGGGGTTCGACCACGAGCTCCCGCACTGGCAGGCGGTGGAGGCCGCGGCGGTGGCCGCGCTGCCCGTCGACGGGCACGGGCCCAACACCGTCGAGCACGCCCGCACCGTCACCGTGCGCCTGACCGCGCCCGAGACCGAGGCGCTGCTGCGTGCCGTGCCGCCCGTCTACCGCACGCAGGTCAACGACGTGCTGCTCAGCGCCCTCGCCCACAGCCTGCGGCAGTGGAGCGGCGGGTCCACCGCGCGGATCGCACTGGAAGGGCACGGCCGCGAGGACCTGTTCGCCGAGGTCGACCTGTCCCGCACCGTCGGCTGGTTCACCACCGTGTACCCCGTCCTGCTCAGCCTGCCCGACGGGGACTGGGGGCAGGTGCTCAAGGCGGTGAAGGAACAGCTGCGCGCGGTGCCCGGCAACGGCATCGGCTACGGCGCGCTGCGCCACCTCGCCGGGGCCGGGCTCACCGGCGGGCCCGAGGTGTCGTTCAACTACCTCGGCCGCCTCGACGAGTCCCGCGACCTGCTGCCCACCGAGGGCGCCGAGCGCGCGCCGCACCAGGAACGGCACCACCTCATCGAGGTCAACGGCGAGGTCAGCGGCGGGCAGCTGACCTTCGACCTCACCTACGCCAGCACCCGGCACCACGAGCACACCGTGCGGGCCCTGGCCGACGGGTTCACCGCCGCGCTGCGGGAGATCATCGCCCACTGCGCGCGGCCGGGGGCCGGTGGCGCCACACCGTCGGACTTCCCGCTCGCCGCACTCGACCAGTCCACAGTGGACCGGCTGGTCGGTGACGGGCGCGCGGTCAGCGACCTGTACCCGCTCACGCCCGGGCAGAGCGGCATGCTCTTCCACAGCCTCGCCGAGGCCGGGCGGGACCTCTACACCGGGCACTTCGGGGTCCGGCTGGACGGCATCACCGATCCGGCCGCCCTGGCCGAGGCGTGGCGTGCCGCGGTGGCACGGACGCCCGCGCTGCGGTCCGCCGTCGTGTGGCAGGACGTGCCCGAGCCCCTCCAGGTCGTGCACACCACCGCCGAACTGCCCATCACCCACCACGACCTGTCCACACTGGACGGAGACGCCCAGGCCGCCGCCCTGGCCGAGCTGTGGCGGCGGCAGCGGCGGACCGTGCTGGACCTGGCCACCGCGCCGCTGCTGCGGCTGACCATCGTGCGCCTGTCCGGCACCGCCGTGCAGCTGTTCTGGAGCAGCCACCACCTCGTGCTGGACGGCTGGAGCTTCACCCACCTGCTCACCGACGTGCTCGCCCTGCACGCGGGCACCACCCCCGTCACCCGCCGCCCCTACCGCGAGCACGTCCGGCGTCTGGCCGAGCTCGACCCGGCGGAGGCGGAGAAGCACTGGCGCGGGGTCGTCGGCGACCTCACCGCGCCCACCCCGCTGCCCCTGGACCGCGCCCCGGCCCGCGCGCACGACACCCGCTCCTCCGTCGAGCTCACCCATCGACTGTCCACAACGGACACCACCCGGCTGCTGGAAGTGGCCCGGGCGCAGCGCGTCACGCTGAACACCCTGGTCCAGGGCGCCTGGGCGGTGCTGCTCGCCCGGCACGGCGGCGACCGGGACGTGTGCTTCGGCGCCACGGTGTCCGGGCGCGCGGACGGGGAGGAGATCATCGGCCTGTTCATCAACACCGTGCCCGTGCGGGTGCGCGTGGAGGAGGACCGGGCCGCCGCGGACTGGCTGCGCGAGCTCCAGCACGCCCAGGCCGCCGGGCGCGACCACGAGCACGTGGCGCTGAGCCAGATCCAGCGGTGGAGCGGCGTACCGGCCGGGACCGGGCTCTTCGACAGCATCGTGGTGTTCGAGAACTACCCCTACGACCACGAGGCCGCCGCTCGGCAGGGTGTGCGCATCGGCGAGTACCTCGGCGACGAGCACACCAACTACGCCCTCACCCTGACCGCGCACCTCACCGGCGACCTGCACCTGTCCCTCGGCTACGACCCCGACCTGCTGAGGGCCGCCAGCGCCCAGACCCTCCTGGACCGCCTGCGCACCGTGCTGCTCGGCCTGGCGCGGGCCCCGGAGGCACCGCTGGGCAGGCTGCGGCTGCACACCGGCGCGGACGTGGTCCCCGGCGCGGACATCGCCTACGGCCCGCCCGGGCTGGTGCACGAGCTGTTCGCCGCCCAGGCCGCGCGCACCCCCGACGCGATCGCGGTCACCGGGCCCGACGGCGAGCTGGGTTTCGCCGAGCTGGACCGGCGGGCCAACCGGCTCGCGCACCGGCTGCGCGCCCTCGGCGCCCGGCCCGGGGTGCTGGTCGGCGTGTGCCTGGCGCGCGGGGCGGCGGCTGTCGTCGCGCTGCTCGGGGTGCTCAAGTCCGGCGCCGCGTTCGTGCCCCTCGACCCGGCCCACCCGAGCCAGCGGTTGCGGGTGATGCTGGAGGACGCGGCCGCGCCGATCGTGGTCACCGACGCCCGGCACCTGCACCTGGCCGGGGACGCCGTCACCGTGCTCCTGGAGGACCCGGGCCTGGCCGCCGAACCGGCCACCGCGCCCGCCTCCGGCGCCTGCCCGGCCGACCTGGCCTACGTCTGCTACACCTCCGGTACCACCGGGCGGCCCAAGGGGGTGCTGGTCGAGCACCGGCACGTGCACCACATGGTGCGCGCCTGGGACACCCGGCACGGCCTGGCCGGGACCGCGCCGGTCGCGCTCAACGTGTCCAGCCTGTCCGTGGACCTCTTCCTCGGCGACTTCCTGCTCTCCGCGCTGTTCGGCGGACGCCTGGTGGTCTGCCCGCAGGACCAGGTCGCCGACCAGGTCGCGCTCACCGACCTGCTGCTGGACAGCGGCGCCACGCTCATGGTCACCGTGCCCGCGCTGGCCCGGGCGATGGCCGCCGAACTGCGCTGGCGGGGCGTGCGGCCGGAGGCGTTGCGGCTGCTGCTGGTCGGCTCCGAGGGCTTCGCCACCGAGGCCGCGCGCGAGATCCTGGACGCGCTCGCCCCCGGTGCCACCCTGGTCAACGCCTACGGCTCCACCGAGACCACCGTCGACTCCACGCACTTCCCGGCCGATCCGGACACCCTGGGCGAGGCGGCCTTCACGCCGGTCGGGCACGTGCTGGCCAACACCTGGATCGCCGTGCTGGACGACCGGCTGCGGCCGGTGCCGCCCGGGGTGACGGGGGAGTGCTACATCGGCGGTGACGGCGTCTCGCGCGGTTACCACGACCGGCCGGGGCTCACGTCCGGGCGATTCGTCGCCGATCCGTGCCGGCCTGGCAAGCGGTTGTACCGAACGGGTGACCTGGTCCGGGTCCGTGCCGACGGGGCACTGGAATGCCTCGGCCGGGTGGACGACCAGGTCAAGGTCGGCGGGTTCCGCGTGGAGCTCGGCGAGGTCGAGGCCGCGCTGGACCGGCACCCGGCGGTGCGCGCGGCCGCGGCCCGGCTGGTGCGCACCGAGGCCGGGACCCGCCTGGTCGGGTACGTGGTGGGCGAGGGCCTGGACCTCAAGGCGGTCAAGGAGTTCGTCACCGCCGCGCTGCCCCCGGCCGCCGTGCCCGCGCTGCTGGTCGAGCTGCCCGCGCTGCCGTTGACCACCAGCGGCACCGTGGACCGCCGGGCGCTGCCGGTACCCGGTGCGGCGCAGGTCGCGCGGACCGCGTTCGTGGCCCCGCGGAGCAGCACCGAGCGGGTCCTGGCCCAGGTGTGGGCCGAGGTGCTCGGGGTGCCGCGGGTGGGGGTGCACGACAACTTCTTCGAGCTGGGCGGTGACTCGGTGCTCAGCATCCGCGTCATCTCCCGCCTGCGCTCGGCGCTCGGCGTCGCGCCCTCGCCCCGGCAGCTGTTCGACACGCCGACCGTGGCCGGGCTCGCCGGGGTGCTCGGGACCGACAGCGGCCCGCGCACCGGACCGGGGCGGGCAGTCGGGGCCGGGGCGCCCGGCGGTCCGCTCGCCGGACCGGTGCGGCTGGCCGGGGACGGCCCGGCACCGCTGTCCTTCGCGCAGCTGCGCATGTGGTTCCACCAGGAGTTCGCGCCGGAGAGCGCCGAGTACAACATCGTCACCGCACTGGAGATCGAGGGCGCGCTGGAGGAGTCCGCGCTCCGGGCCGCGCTGACCGCCGTGGTGGCCCGGCACGACACCTTGCGCACCACGTACACCACGGTGGCCGAGGTGCGACCGCCCTCGGCCGTGCCGCTGCCGGTGCGCGAGGTGGCCGAGGCCGGGGTGGAGACGGCGGTGCGTGCCCTGGCGGCAGAGCCGTTCGACCTGCGCACCGGCCCGGTCCTGCGTGCCGAGCTGCTGCGGATCGCCCCGGAGCGGCACGTGCTGGCCCTGGTCGTGCACCACATCGCGGTGGACGGGCGCTCGTTCGAGGTGCTGCTGGCCGACCTGGCCACCGCCTACTCCGGGGCACCGCTGCCGCCGGTCGCGTTGCGGCACAGCGACTTCACCCACTGGCAGCAGGCCGCGCTGGACGACAGCGAACAGGAGCGGCACCTCGCCTACTGGGTGGACCGGCTCGCCGGGGCCCCGGTGCTGGAGCTGCCCCTGGACCACCCGCGTCCGCCCGTGCGGCAGGCCCGGGGCGGGCTGCACCTGAGCACCCTCGATCCGGCGGTGGCGCGGGCGTTGCGCGGCCGCGCGGACGGCACCTTGTTCATGACCCTGCTGGCCTCGGTGCAGGTGCTGCTCGCGCGGTGGTGCGGGCAGACCGACCTGGTCATCGGCATCCCGTCCGCCGGGCGGGCGCACCGCGAGCTGGAGGACCTGGTCGGGCTGTTCGTGAACACCCTCGCGATTCGGTCCACAGTGGACAGGTCACTGAGCTTCACCGAGCACCTGGCGCGGGTGCGGGAGACGCTGCTGGCCGCGTTCACACACGAGGACGTGCCGTTCGACCGCGTGGTCGAGGCCCTGCGCCCGCGCCGTGACCCCAGCCGGAACGCGGTGGTCGAGGTGTTCGTCGGCCTGGAGACCAGCCGCGGCACCGGTCCCGGGCTGCCCGGACTGACCGTGCGGGAGCTGCCGCTGGTCTCCCCGGACGTCAGCCACGACCTGAGCTTCGACTTCGTCGACGGCCCGGACGGCCTCCAGATCGCGGTCGGCTACGGTGCCGCGCTGTTCGAGCCGGGCACGATCGAGGACCTGTCCGGCCAACTGCACGACCTGCTGGCCCGCATCGCCCGCACCGACTTCGCCCTGGACGGCCTGGTCCCCGAACCGGGCGAGTCCGCGCCGGTCGACGAGGTGACCCAGGTGGCCCACGTGGCGCCGCGGACCGAGTCCGAGCGGGTACTCGCCGGGATCTGGGCGGAGGTGCTCGGCACCAGGGTCGGGGTGCACGACAACTTCTTCGACCTCGGCGGGGACTCGCTGCTCAGCATCCAGGCGGTGCAGCGGGCCCGCCAGGCCGGGCTGACGATCACCACCCGGGAGATGTTCCTGCACCAGACCGTCGCCGCCCTGGCCGAGGCCGCGTCCACCCCGGTCGAGGCCGCACCCGTGTTCACCGGCCCGGCACCGCTGACGCCGGTCCAGCACGCGTTCCTGGCCGGGGACCCGGTGGCCCCGCACCACTTCACGCAGTCCACGCTGCTCGAACTCCACCCGGAGGTCGACCCGGACCGGCTCGCCGAGGCGGTCAACGCGGTGTTCGCCCACCACGAGGTGCTGCGCACCCGGTTCACGCGGGTGGCGGGACAGTGGCGGCAGGAGCCCGCCGAACCCCGGCCGCTGCCGCTGGAAAGGCACGACCTGGCCGACCTGGACCGGGCGGCCGCGGCGGCCGACGCCAGCCTGGACCTGGGCTCGGGCGAGCTGGTGCGCGCGCTGCTGTTCACCGGGGACGGGCCGTCGAAGCTGTTCCTGACCGTGCACCACCTGGTGGTGGACGCGGTGTCCTGGCGGATCCTGCTGGCGGACCTGGAGTCCGCCTACCAGGGCCGGGCGCTGCCGCCGGTCACGGCGAGCCTGGGGCAGTGGGCGGCGCAGCTGGTGGCGCAACCGCCGTCGGACCTGGTGGTGGACCCGCTGCCGCGCGACGGCGACGGCCCCCACCTGACCGGCGACACCACCAGCGTCTCGGTCACCGTCGACGAGGAGAGCACCGAGCTGCTGCTCCGCAAGGCCGCGGGCCGCTTCCGGGCCCGCGCCGAACACGTCCTGCTCGCCGCCCTCACCCGCGTGCTCACCGCCTGGACCGGCCGAGACTCGGTGGTGGTCGACCTGGAGGGCCACGGCCGCGACGGCGCCCTGGACCTGTCCCGCTCGGTCGGCTGGTTCACCGTCATCCACCCCGTCCGGCTCACCGCGGCCGACAGCTGGCGCGACCAGGTCCGCGGCGTCCGCGACCACCTGCGCGACCGGCGCCCCGGACCCCGCGCCGAGGTGGTGTTCAACTACCACGGCCGCGTCGAGGACAGCGCCCCGGACAGCCCGCTCTACCGGGCCGTGCTGCCACCCGTCGGGCGGGAACGCGACCCCCGCGCGCCCGCCGACCACCTCCTGGAGGTGGTGGCGCTGGTCCGCGACGGCGAGCTGCGCCTGGACCTGCACCACAGCCCGTTCGTGCACCACCCGGCCACGGTCACCACCCTCGCCGGGGCGCTGAAGGCCGCGCTGCACGAGCTGGCCGAGGAGGTGCGTGGTGCTCGCTGA